A part of Tiliqua scincoides isolate rTilSci1 chromosome 13, rTilSci1.hap2, whole genome shotgun sequence genomic DNA contains:
- the GPR139 gene encoding probable G-protein coupled receptor 139, translating into MEQDYIHMHNGSLHRCGLGYLPIVYYSLLLCLGLPANILTVIILSQLVARRQKSSYNYLLALAAADLLVLFFIVFVDFLLEDFVLKKQMPEILNKIIAVLEFSSIHTSIWITVPLTIDRYIAVCHPLKYHMVSYPARTRKVIVSVYVICFLTSIPYYWWPNIWKEDYTSTVVHHVLIWIHCFTIYLVPCSIFFILNSIIVYKLRQKCNFRLRGYSTGKTTAILFTITSIFAILWAPRIIMILYHLYVSPIHNSWSVHIVSDVANMLALLNTAINFFLYCFISKRFRTMAATTLKAFFKCQKQPVQFYTNHNFSVTSSPWISPANSHCIKMFVYQYDKNGKPIKISP; encoded by the coding sequence CCAATATTCTGACCGTCATCATTCTGTCGCAGTTAGTGGCTCGCCGGCAAAAGTCCTCCTACAATTACCTGCTAGCCCTGGCTGCGGCTGACCTGCTGGTCCTGTTCTTCATCGTCTTTGTGGACTTCTTGCTGGAGGACTTTGTCTTGAAGAAGCAAATGCCGGAGATCCTAAACAAAATCATCGCCGTCTTGGAATTCTCCTCCATTCACACGTCCATTTGGATTACGGTGCCTCTAACCATTGACCGGTACATCGCAGTCTGCCACCCGCTCAAATATCACATGGTTTCTTACCCAGCGCGTACTCGAAAAGTCATTGTCAGCGTCTACGTCATCTGCTTCCTGACCAGCATCCCTTACTACTGGTGGCCCAATATTTGGAAAGAAGACTACACCAGCACGGTCGTCCACCACGTCCTCATCTGGATCCATTGCTTCACCATCTATTTAGTCCCTTGCTCCATTTTCTTCATCCTGAATTCAATCATCGTCTACAAACTTCGACAGAAGTGCAACTTCCGCCTGAGAGGCTACTCCACGGGGAAGACGACCGCCATCTTGTTTACAATCACCTCCATCTTTGCCATCCTTTGGGCCCCAAGGATTATCATGATTCTGTATCACCTCTACGTCTCACCGATCCACAACAGCTGGTCCGTCCACATCGTCTCCGACGTCGCCAACATGCTGGCCTTGCTGAACACCGCCATCAACTTCTTCCTCTACTGCTTCATCAGCAAGCGATTCCGCACCATGGCGGCCACGACGCTCAAGGCGTTTTTTAAGTGCCAAAAGCAGCCCGTTCAGTTCTATACGAACCATAACTTTTCGGTCACCAGCAGCCCCTGGATTTCGCCCGCCAACTCGCACTGTATCAAAATGTTTGTTTACCAATATGATAAGAACGGAAAGCCTATAAAAATCTCGCCGTGA